A region of Diceros bicornis minor isolate mBicDic1 chromosome 31, mDicBic1.mat.cur, whole genome shotgun sequence DNA encodes the following proteins:
- the MRPL23 gene encoding large ribosomal subunit protein uL23m isoform X2, whose protein sequence is MARNVLYPLYQLGNPQLRVFRTNFFIQLVRPGTAQPEDTVQFRIPMEMTRVDLRNYLERIYNVPVAAVRTRVQHGSNRKRDHRNIRIKKPDYKVAYVQLAHGQTFTFPDLFPEKKQSPDGSTGDEDIQDRLLEEQRQRQSRDPRRGGVPNWFGL, encoded by the exons ATGGCGCGGAATGTGCT ATACCCGCTGTACCAGCTGGGCAACCCCCAGCTGCGCGTCTTCCGCACCAACTTCTTCATTCAGCTGGTGCGGCCCGGCACGGCCCAGCCCGAGGATACTGTGCAGTTCCGGATCCCCATGGA GATGACCAGGGTGGACCTCAGGAATTATCTAGAGCGTATTTACAACGTGCCCGTGGCTGCCGTGCGGACAAGAGTGCAGCACG GTTCCAACAGGAAGAGGGATCATAGGAACATCAGGATCAAAAAGCCAGACTACAAGGTGGCTTATGTGCAACTG GCGCACGGACAGACCTTCACATTCCCAGACCTGTTTCCTGAGAAGAAGCAGAGTCCTGACGGCAGCACGGGGGACGAGGACATCCAGGACAGGCTCCTGGAAGAGCAGAGGCAGCGGCAGAGCCGCGACCCCCGGCGCGGTGGCGTCCCCAACTGGTTTGGCCTGTGA
- the MRPL23 gene encoding large ribosomal subunit protein uL23m isoform X1: MDARRPPGGLGQGRVVAASSRCIPCRYPLYQLGNPQLRVFRTNFFIQLVRPGTAQPEDTVQFRIPMEMTRVDLRNYLERIYNVPVAAVRTRVQHGSNRKRDHRNIRIKKPDYKVAYVQLAHGQTFTFPDLFPEKKQSPDGSTGDEDIQDRLLEEQRQRQSRDPRRGGVPNWFGL; the protein is encoded by the exons atggatgcacGTCGGCCACCGGGGGGTCTCGGGCAGGGACGTGTTGTGGCCGCGTCGAGCCGGTGCATCCCGTGCAG ATACCCGCTGTACCAGCTGGGCAACCCCCAGCTGCGCGTCTTCCGCACCAACTTCTTCATTCAGCTGGTGCGGCCCGGCACGGCCCAGCCCGAGGATACTGTGCAGTTCCGGATCCCCATGGA GATGACCAGGGTGGACCTCAGGAATTATCTAGAGCGTATTTACAACGTGCCCGTGGCTGCCGTGCGGACAAGAGTGCAGCACG GTTCCAACAGGAAGAGGGATCATAGGAACATCAGGATCAAAAAGCCAGACTACAAGGTGGCTTATGTGCAACTG GCGCACGGACAGACCTTCACATTCCCAGACCTGTTTCCTGAGAAGAAGCAGAGTCCTGACGGCAGCACGGGGGACGAGGACATCCAGGACAGGCTCCTGGAAGAGCAGAGGCAGCGGCAGAGCCGCGACCCCCGGCGCGGTGGCGTCCCCAACTGGTTTGGCCTGTGA